A segment of the Candidatus Andeanibacterium colombiense genome:
GATCGCGCATTCGCTCGATCTCGGCGGCCCGGCCATCGTCGTGCTGCTGGAGGAGAGGGCGGAGGCGCATTGGCGCAAGACCGGCTTCTACCGCATGCTCGCGCGGATGCTGTTCGGCGCGGCGGTGCCGGGCGAGCGGTGGAAGATCTTCGCGCGCTTCTATGGCCTTAACGGGCCGCTGATCGAACGCTTCTACGCGGCCAATTCGAGCCTCGCCGACAAGCTCCGCATTCTCCTCGGCAAGCCGCCGGTCCCGCTCGGCAAGGCGTTCGGCGCATTGTTTTCCGAAGGCCGGCCGCTCGAGATCGTTCACGATCCCGAGGAAGTGGCATGAGCACCACCGGCACTGCATCCCCGATCGGCGTGAGCGCCGCGAACGAGCTCCAGCAGCACGCCGGTGCCGGCGGCAAGAACGCCTGCGTGATCGGTGCCGGCTTCGGCGGGCTGGCGCTGGCGATCCGGCTGCAATCGGCCGGGGTGCGGACCACCGTGGTCGAAGCGCGCGACAAGCCCGGCGGGCGCGCCTATGTGTGGGAGAAGGACGGCTTCACCTTCGACGCCGGGCCGACCGTGATCACCGATCCGGACTGCCTGCGCGAGCTGTGGGCGCTGTCCGGCCATCACATGGCGGACGACGTCGAGCTGGTCCCGGTCCACCCGTTCTACCGGCTGAGCTGGCCCGACGGGACCAATTTCGACTATTCGAACGACGATACCGCATTGCGTTCCGAAATCGCCAAGATCTCGCCGGAGGACATCGCCGGCTACGAGGATTTCCTCGAATATGCCGCGGGCGTATGGATGGAAGGCTACGTGAAGCTCGGCGCGGTTCCGTTCCTCGATTTCGCATCGATGATCAAGGCGGCGCCGGCGCTGGCGAAGTACCAGGCGTGGCGCTCGGTCTATTCGATCGCCTCCAAATACTTTGCCTCGGAGAAACTGCGCGAGGCGTTCAGCTTCCACACGCTGCTGGTCGGCGGCAACCCGATGAGCACCAGCGCGATCTATGCGCTGATCCACAAGATCGAACGCGACGGCGGCATGTGGTGGGCGCGCGGCGGGACCAACCGGCTGGTCGCGGCGATGGTGCGGCAGTTCGAGCGGCTCGGCGGCACCGTGCGGCTGGCCGACCCGGTCGTCCGGATCCACACGGTCGGCACCCACGCGACCGAGGTCGAGACCCGTAGCGGGTGGAAGGAACGCTTCAGCGCAATCGCCAGCAATGCCGACCTGATGCACACCTACCGCGACCTGCTGGGGGAGAATCTGCGGGGCAAGAAGGAAGCGCGCGCGCTCGCCCGCAAGCGCTGGTCGCCCAGCCTGTTCGTGGTCCATTTCGGGATCGAGGGCAGCTGGCCCGGCATCCCGCACCATTCGATCCTGTTCGGCCCGCGCTATGAAGGATTGCTCAAGGACATCTACGACTACGGCGTGCTGCCGGCCGATTTCTCGATCTATCTCCACCACCCGACCGTGACCGACCCGTCTATGGCCCCGGCCGGCCACAGCACCTTCTATGCGCTGGTCCCGGTCGCGCACATGGGCAAGCTCGCGCTCGACTGGGAGCAGGTCGGGCCGGTGCTGGAGAAGCGCGTGCTCGACGAGGTCGCGCGGCGGCTGATCCCCGACCTGCATGACCGGATCGTGACCAAGTTCCATTATGCCCCGCGCGATTTCGCGCTCGACCTCAGCGCCCATGTCGGCAGCGCCTTCAGCCTCGAGCCCATTTTGACACAAAGCGCGTTTTTCCGGGCGCATAACCGCGACGACGTGATCAAAAACCTGTATCTCGTCGGTGCAGGGACTCACCCGGGGGCGGGCATCCCGGGCGTGGTCGGCAGCGCGAAGGCGACCGCGAAACTGATGCTGGAGGATTTGCAGTGAGATTGCCGATTGCGCTCGTCCTGGCCGTGGCCGCGATCCCTTCCGCCGTCGCGGCGGCGGACTGGAAAGAGGTCGACCGGCTGACCGGCGACGTCGCGGTCGAACTCGATCAAGGCAGCGTCTCCAAGGTACTCGACGGCGCCAACGAGGTGCTGCAGGCGACCTTCCGCCGTCAGATGCCGACCGGGATCATGGAAAGCGACGTTGCGATCGACTGCAAGGCAACGGCCGCCAAGCTGCGCGGGCTGCGCCTGGTCAACGGCGACAAGATCTACAACCAGCCGGTCTCGCCGACGCTCGAGTATCATCCGGTGAGCTTCGGCAGCGCCGATGCGATCTATTACAAGGCGCTGTGCGGCAAGGACATCGCGCCGCCGGAGAATTACGCGGCCGAGGCACCGCCGGCGGACGCACCCGCTGCCGACACCGGCAGCCAATGATCCACCGCCTCGCCGTCTATTGCGGGTCCGCGAACCCGGACGACCCGCGCTATCTCGCGCTCGCGCGGGAG
Coding sequences within it:
- a CDS encoding phytoene desaturase: MSTTGTASPIGVSAANELQQHAGAGGKNACVIGAGFGGLALAIRLQSAGVRTTVVEARDKPGGRAYVWEKDGFTFDAGPTVITDPDCLRELWALSGHHMADDVELVPVHPFYRLSWPDGTNFDYSNDDTALRSEIAKISPEDIAGYEDFLEYAAGVWMEGYVKLGAVPFLDFASMIKAAPALAKYQAWRSVYSIASKYFASEKLREAFSFHTLLVGGNPMSTSAIYALIHKIERDGGMWWARGGTNRLVAAMVRQFERLGGTVRLADPVVRIHTVGTHATEVETRSGWKERFSAIASNADLMHTYRDLLGENLRGKKEARALARKRWSPSLFVVHFGIEGSWPGIPHHSILFGPRYEGLLKDIYDYGVLPADFSIYLHHPTVTDPSMAPAGHSTFYALVPVAHMGKLALDWEQVGPVLEKRVLDEVARRLIPDLHDRIVTKFHYAPRDFALDLSAHVGSAFSLEPILTQSAFFRAHNRDDVIKNLYLVGAGTHPGAGIPGVVGSAKATAKLMLEDLQ